The Anaerolineales bacterium sequence CGGATAGACCCCCAAGTCGAGCAGAGCCCCACCGCCGAGACGGGCCGCGAATAGCCGGCTGTCGGGGTCGACCTCGAACCGCTTGCCGAAATCGGCCGCAAGCAAGCGAACCTCGCCGAGGGCACCCTCCTGTAGCAGGTGGCTGACCTGTCCCATCGCCGGCAGGAACCGGGTCCACATCGCCTCCATCAGGAACAGCTTTCTTTCGCGGGCCAGCCGGATCAACGCTTGGGCTTCACCGGCGTTGAGGGTGAATGGTTTCTCGCATAGCACCGATTTGCCGGCTTCCAGGCACAACGAGGCGTTCTGGAAGTGAAGGGTGTGTGGCGTGGCAATGTAGGCGACGTCGACCTCGGGATCCTCGGCGAGCGCGGCGTAGCTCCCATGTCGGTGCGAAATCGAGTGGCGGGCACCGAAGGCTTCAGCGGTCTTCTTTGATCGCGAGCCAAGGGCGACCAGCTCCGCCTCCGGAGCGGCGCGCAGCCCCTCAGCGAAGCTGTCCGCGATCTTCCCGGTGCCGACGATTCCCCAGCGGATTCGGTCGTGGGGCATGCAGGCCATCCTTCCACAAGGTGCAGTCGTCCGCCGTGATCGCGATCGGCCTCAAACGGCCTTTGCGTCGGTCAGAGCCTGCTTCGGTTGGAGGCCGTCAGCGAAGCGGCGCACTCCGCAGTCCGACTCGCAACCCAACTGACGCTCGGTCATCCCTCCGGCTCGGCTCTTGGCTCCCTTAGCCAGAGCCGCTAGTGGATCACTCCTCTCCGGCAGGGGTCCCCCTCCAGCCGGCAAGCGTGTGGAATACAAGCAGCCACAACCAGTACAGAAAGAGCACCGCGGTCTCGATCCAGTACACCCTGCGGCTGGCATCTCCGCCCAAGGGCTCCAACTCAGGCCGGGCGTTGATCGAGCACAACCCCAGGATCGCCAGCGCACCCGAGATCAAGATGGCGGCGATCAGCCCGCGGTTGCGCAGGGGTGAGGTGAAGGCCGTGAAGAAAAAGGCCGACCAACCGAGGGAGAGGATGGCGATCAGGCTGTCCTGGTAGCCGAGGGAAGGCAAATCATAGTAGATGTACAACCCGGGGACCTTGAGCTGGCCCAGGTGGGCGAGACCCACGCAAAGGAAGTAGATCGAACCCGCCA is a genomic window containing:
- a CDS encoding Gfo/Idh/MocA family oxidoreductase, which produces MPHDRIRWGIVGTGKIADSFAEGLRAAPEAELVALGSRSKKTAEAFGARHSISHRHGSYAALAEDPEVDVAYIATPHTLHFQNASLCLEAGKSVLCEKPFTLNAGEAQALIRLARERKLFLMEAMWTRFLPAMGQVSHLLQEGALGEVRLLAADFGKRFEVDPDSRLFAARLGGGALLDLGVYPVSLASCVFGPPARISSLAQLGQTGVDEQEGILLAYEGGRLAILYASMQVTTPDEATILGTRGYLRIHSPMHAPDRLTLFLSGMDEETLEFPIEGNGLHYQTVEVMRCLREGMLESERMPLDESLQVMQTMDALRSQWGLKYPTEA